The stretch of DNA ggataaaaaaaattatctactttaaaaacaattttagaaaataacgtATAAATTCAAtagcaaagaaaattgtattataatgttaGTTAGTTTTAATACAATGTAATTGATTAAACatccaattaaaattatactataaatCAGAGATGGGAATTAGCAACTTTCGGCTCAATTTTTTGATTGACGCCTTTTGCCCCCTCCATGCCGCTCGTATGCTAGCAACGAGTCGCGAAATGCTCTAACAACGCGCGTAACTAAGGTACGCGATACTCAGCCTGAGGAATGTCCgtatcacaaatgcaacaaaataataagtatagaACAATAGATTTCCGCATCACCTGTGAGGTACTATTGTTGAAGAACGTGTCAATACTAGTACAGacgtattgtatatttttaacttttgatgTTAGAATTCAATACGATTGCAACtcaataatatgattattaacTTTTCGACCTCCTTTTAAGCgattttttggaataaaatattattataatgactATCTTTTTTACCTCACATTGAAAAACCattgaatatctttttcttacaAAGCAAACATGtcttcacatatttttatttttcggcGATTTTAGTTTTCGTCGCTCAAACGAATGTTTGATAGCAATATTACGCACGATTGTGAGGAATGCACTACAGTTAAGAAACCAATTCTTGATAAAACgttaacatataatatttttggacaatataattttttctccttgATACAGCATTATCAAATACTATTTTGAACTAACATAGAtaagataagaaatatataagaaatgcTATAATGAAACACGGATCGCGCTACTAAACTCGTTAAAATGTGTTTCGCGGCAGAGTTGTGTACAGCGATATTGCTCTGCGTCCTATTTAGCATTAGCCAAAGGTTAATGCAATGCTGTTGACTGTTGACtgcactttattattaaattctattttgcatatatatatatatatatatatatccatcGGCCACATCGATTGTTTTCGCCAAATGTTAATATGAGTTTGTCGGCTTCATCGATGGTTTTCGCggaatatatatgcatttattgTATTCGAAAGGTTAAACGCGTTGAACtgcgtttatattatttgaatgtTTAATCAATGAGATGTATTGTTTTTTacggtaaaaaaatatacttatgaTACTACCAGTGTAGcactttatttacaattatgtaatttattatgtaactagcttatataactaaaatttataataattttctactagatatatacaattggtcctaaaatttttatttccattacATATTTTCGCATATCTCAATGTAGcagatagtaaaataaataagagtcTTTACTTTTACAggcaaataattgcaaataattgtatttaaaatacatggCATTTGAAATACATCATTAATGTTTCACGCTTACGAATCATAAgttattattgaaatcaatcatttgtttttgtaaataataaatacataatgatcctgcataattaatgatgaaataattaacatatgcctcttatataaaaacaagttCAAAGATGTGCTATTAACTAGTGTCGCACAGTCGCACAAGCAATCGCGTTAGTTGGGTTTCAGAATCTcacttaaagaatattattaaaaattgagaaaaaaaggtgtaaatgcaaaaacgtaaaataaaaatcatttaaaatatctgcaaaTTTGCTAATATTAAGACTTTGtcaactaataaaataaaatttactatcgTTGGGGTTGACATGGACTCTAATAAAAAAGCCTCGGTCATTGATGTCGAATCTGAAGATGACATCGTTATTTCTGGCATCGCCGGTAGATTTCCTAAATCGGACAATATTAGGCAGCTTCAAGAGAATCTGTTTAACAAAGTGGATCTTGGAACAGATGAGGAACGACGATGGAATCAtggtaatattttctttgttcaatgaataaaaaattatattaaaaatattccatagaaatatatgtataaaattactgttctttttaaatttcttattcattgtcatcatttcttttttatcaaaacttctatatataatagttgGAACGAAAATAACTGTTCACTTATTATATACGGTTTAATATACAGGTCACCCAGATCTACCTCAACGTATGGGAATAATTGACAATTGCGAGAAATTCGATgcagattattttgaaattcccTTCAATGAAGTTCATTTCATGGATCCTATGAGTAGGATGCTTATGGAGCATACGTATGAAGCTATCGTTGACGCAGGAATAAATCCAAAAGATTTATCTGGAACGAATACTGGAATTTTCATCGGAATGTGCTTTTCGGAGTCGGAGAAGACTTGGTTTTTTGAAAAACCACAGGTACGAAAAATTACTAATCGATCaagcaaaaatattgtacgagcttatagcataaaaattttgataaataaaaattttatatcatttttattgtaaaaaaatgtaccgGTTTGTAAATCAGATCGTACAATGCTCATAcaagaaacatttaaattctCTAAACAATCTACGTATACACATTAGATAGCTGGCGGTGCAGCTTTTGGATGTTTCAAGCCTGTGTACGCAAATCGGATGTCTCACTGGTTAAATATAACAGGCCCATCTTGCATTATCGATTCCGCCTGCAGCTCAGGTCTCTTCGCTTTAGAGTCCGCTTATAGAAGTATCCGGTCAGGGCAGTGTGACGCCGCTATTGTCGGCGGTCTGAATCTCTGCCTGCATCCTTATGTAGCTTTGCAGTTTGCAAGACTTGGTATTAtacttattgaaatattaatttagaatataggaaaaaattaataaaataaaaattattataatctaaataatttggaatataaataaatacatatttaaattaaattttataacataaatttacaatttcagGAATTTTAGCATCTGATGGATTCTGCAAACCTTTTACCGACGATGCAAACGGTTACATGCGTAGCGAGACAATCGGAGtcgcatttttacaaaaagcaaATGTGGCTAAGAGAATTTATGCAACCGTCGTCTACGGGAAAACTAATTGCGATGGATACAAGGAACAAGGCATTACCTTCCCGTCGAGCAAAATGCAACAAACTTTACTTGAAGAGTTTTACAAGGAATGCGGTATTTCACCGACTTCCTTAGGCTACATGGAAGCTCACGGCACTGGCACTTATGTTGGCGATCCAGAAGAAATCAATGCACTCGAGCAGGTTTTCTGCAAAAACAGGCAAACTCCTCTATTAATTGGTTCTGTCAAATCAAACTTGGGCCATTCTGAAGGTGCTAGTAGCATGTGTCAAATTgctaaagtaataataattattatttgtattataataatagccGTCGATTTTTATGATCGTagatttgtgaaatttttatactttacaaacacaaatttgtataacatttttttcgctgCTAAATCATTAATAGTATCatgataaaaacataaaaaacatttatcacttaataaataattaaataaaaaaataagaaacaacaAGTTAgcatataaataacttttcgtAAGGTGATAATTGCAATGGAAACTGGCTTAATCCCGCCAAATATAAACTTCACACAAATACGGAAAGGTGTTAAGGCTTTTGAAGAGGGAAGTATACGCGTGGCGACCAACGCAACACCGTGGACTTCTGGATTTATGGGTGTCAATTCGTTCGGTTTTGGTGGAGCCAATTGTCACATCTTGTTGCGAAGTAACACAAaggaaaaaatcaataaaggAGCGCCGAATGATAATCTGCCCAGACTCGTTGTCCTGTCCGGACGTACCGAACAAGCAGTTGAATCATTTCTAAATgaggtatataaaaattttgtgattACACAGTCAATAAGAGCACACTTACAccgcaaaaatttatatgttagaTCGAGAACCGGCCGATAGACGTCGAATATATACGGCTATTGCATGATATTTACGCTGATGAAATGAAAAATCATCCTTACAGAGGATACGTGATTGTCGAATCTAAAACACCGATAAAAGCGgcaaaagaaatacaatattattcagGTGAGAAAAAACCGATTTGTTTTGTGTTCTCCGGAATTGGATCGCAATGGGTTGGTATGGGTACGCATTCTTTTTTGCATATGttagaaaaatgatttcttgCAATTAACCTCGAATTTACATGTTAATAGGACAAGCGCTACTGCAATTCCCAGTATTTTCCAAAACCATAGAAAAATGCGATACGATTTTAAAAAGACATGGAATGTATATCATTGACATATTAacgagtaaaaataaaaatatttttaacgatataTTGAATTCACTTGTTGGCATCACCGTAATGCAGGTGATAAATTGTTTCTACAAATTATATGCGCGTAATTTCTGTAAATGTTTcttcacaatttaaaaaaaaataatttattcttttttaggtGGGATTAATCGATCTCTTAAAATCCGTAAATATCGTACCAGATTATGTCGTCGGTCACTCAATTGGTGAACTCTGCTGCGCATATGCAAACGGTAAATTCATCCTTGAACAAGTGATTCTGTCTTCGTATTACATAGGATTGGGATTGaaggaaatgaaaaaaattaattacacgaTGGTGAATATCGGTCTCAGTTATGAGAATGTGAAGAATATATGCCCACCGGATATCGAAGTAATCTACAGCAACAGTCAAAATACTTGTTCCATAAGCGGtctaaaaaaatcagtaaagGCGTTCACAAAACAATTAGAGgtactttaatttttcaattaaatattttgttaaatatacgTGTAATTAacttaaacaaattatactttttatataactttgcaGGCCAGTAATGTATTTACTGAGGAAGTCAACTGCTGCAATATTCCTCTGCATACTCGTTATCTCCTCTCCGCAAGAGCCACGATTCTAGCTTACCTAAATCGAATAATACCGCAAACAATGACTCCCAATCACATATGGCAAAGTTTATTTTGCAGCGCGAAATTGTCCTGCGCTGAATATTTCACGAATAAACTATTGAATCCtgtatttttcgataaaaccGCGCAATTAATTCCCAGAAACGCAGTGACTCTTGAAATCGCGCCGGATGCTATTCTTCAGGGTGTTACGAAAGAACTGTTCGACACAACCAGCATCACATTACTTCAGCGTAATCACGAGGATAACATCAAAGTATTTTTGCAAAGTTTGGgaaaaatgtacaacaatGGCTTGCAACCGCAATTAGCAAATCTATATCCGACCATGAAATTTCCTGTTAGTCGTTCCACGCCGATAATCTCGCCGTCAATCAAGTATGTCGAACACATTATTCATTTGTTAAACATAatagaatacaaaattattttcacggtaaaaaatttttattttctatttccagATGGGACCATTCCGAGGACTGGTACGTAACAAGTCATAAAATGCAGACGAAACTCTCTAACGGAGAAAGGATGGTTGAAGTTGCGCTAAATGACGAAGATTACGAATATATGAGCGGTCATGTGATTGACGGAAGACAGTTATTGCCGGCTACTGGATATCTCATTCTAGTTTGGGAAACGATGGGTATGCTGAAAAGCCTATCGTATACAGATATGCCAATTGTATTTGAGAATGTCAAGTTCATTCGGGCAACGCACTTTCCGAAACAAGGACCCGTGTATCTAAGAATAATGATGCAGAAAGGTggatcttattttaaaataaaatttttcaataagctATTTTATTTGCTGCATTCAAAATGACAATACTCaatttatgtgataaaaagaaatattcaagattttttattgcagcaaCTGGAAAGTTTGAAATCATCGAAGGAGATAATGCCGTTGTCACTGGCATTGTGCGTGAATCGACAGATATTGCCGAAGAAAAGTTACCGAGTCAACTGTTAAATCAAGAGAATGACAATGAGGAGGAAGTAATGAAGACAAAAGATATCTACAAGGAACTCAGATTACGAGGATATCAATACGCCGGCATGTTTCGAGGTCTGAAGAGTTTGTCGACTACGGGAAAACAAGGGCACATAGCTTGGTTGTACAACTGGGTAACATTTATGGATAATAtgctgcaaataaaaattctcgcGAGAGACACGAGGAATCTTCATGTTCCCACGGGAATACAAAAGTTGGTGATCGATACGAAATTTCACATACAGCAAATACGGAACGCAGCAGCTAACAATTATCGTAAGTTTGTCgacttattttctttctaacagttttttaatatcaattttttaatgtaactttAAATGTTGTAACTAATtctcaaataaagaaatatgtttaacataaaaagagtttgagtataaaaaaatacaaaaacacatataatataGAGTAAGGCTCCATATGATAacaatcaagaaatataacagaaaagcattaagagccgtcgcaggatgttagtgctaaatttttaatttttcttaaagaaatttataaattagtccacaagagacagttagattgtacaccgatctcagatatggcttagccactcgcgccctgatattttttctctctcttcctttctttccaataattcctatatgtacattaagtttctcgatatatgaaaACAATGTACTTAAAACTTCGTACACCTTAGGTATCTCGATCTGAGATCGATGTACAATCTAACTGTCTCTTGtggactaatttattaatttctttaaaaaaaattaaaaatttagcactaatATCCTGCGATGGCTCTTAatgctcttctattatatttcttgaaaaaaatataatatttataaatatctttttagagCTTCCTGTGCGTGTGTACAATACCTGCGACGCGGTAATATCCGGCGGTGTGGAAATTCGCGGAATCAAGGCTACTTCCATATTTCGTCGAAAGCCAGCGGGGGAGCCCGTTCTCGAAGAATACAGATTCATAGCTCATCGCGACGAAGCCGAGGTTTCTTTGCAGGAAGCCGTGATGCTGTCGACGCATCTCGCTCTGGAATATCATCAagtgataaaagtaaatattatcgaATTGATCGAAGATGATGACAAAGTAGAAACAGATGAAATAGCATCCCCATTGTTTATCAATATCTTGGGTGATCTACCGTTGCTTCAACCAAACATTACTTTGGTGACCAGCACCGATCGCTTCGATTGCGTTACTCTTCCTTCGAAAATCACAGTCTCGCAATCAAAGAAGTTGTCGAATGACGATAATGCGATGTTAATCACagtatataatatgtttacgAACAACAAAAGCAAGaccttaaaaaaaattttaccggCGTTACAAAACAATGGATTCTTATTAAC from Linepithema humile isolate Giens D197 chromosome 2, Lhum_UNIL_v1.0, whole genome shotgun sequence encodes:
- the LOC105667834 gene encoding fatty acid synthase-like: MDSNKKASVIDVESEDDIVISGIAGRFPKSDNIRQLQENLFNKVDLGTDEERRWNHGHPDLPQRMGIIDNCEKFDADYFEIPFNEVHFMDPMSRMLMEHTYEAIVDAGINPKDLSGTNTGIFIGMCFSESEKTWFFEKPQIAGGAAFGCFKPVYANRMSHWLNITGPSCIIDSACSSGLFALESAYRSIRSGQCDAAIVGGLNLCLHPYVALQFARLGILASDGFCKPFTDDANGYMRSETIGVAFLQKANVAKRIYATVVYGKTNCDGYKEQGITFPSSKMQQTLLEEFYKECGISPTSLGYMEAHGTGTYVGDPEEINALEQVFCKNRQTPLLIGSVKSNLGHSEGASSMCQIAKVIIAMETGLIPPNINFTQIRKGVKAFEEGSIRVATNATPWTSGFMGVNSFGFGGANCHILLRSNTKEKINKGAPNDNLPRLVVLSGRTEQAVESFLNEIENRPIDVEYIRLLHDIYADEMKNHPYRGYVIVESKTPIKAAKEIQYYSGEKKPICFVFSGIGSQWVGMGQALLQFPVFSKTIEKCDTILKRHGMYIIDILTSKNKNIFNDILNSLVGITVMQVGLIDLLKSVNIVPDYVVGHSIGELCCAYANGKFILEQVILSSYYIGLGLKEMKKINYTMVNIGLSYENVKNICPPDIEVIYSNSQNTCSISGLKKSVKAFTKQLEASNVFTEEVNCCNIPLHTRYLLSARATILAYLNRIIPQTMTPNHIWQSLFCSAKLSCAEYFTNKLLNPVFFDKTAQLIPRNAVTLEIAPDAILQGVTKELFDTTSITLLQRNHEDNIKVFLQSLGKMYNNGLQPQLANLYPTMKFPVSRSTPIISPSIKWDHSEDWYVTSHKMQTKLSNGERMVEVALNDEDYEYMSGHVIDGRQLLPATGYLILVWETMGMLKSLSYTDMPIVFENVKFIRATHFPKQGPVYLRIMMQKATGKFEIIEGDNAVVTGIVRESTDIAEEKLPSQLLNQENDNEEEVMKTKDIYKELRLRGYQYAGMFRGLKSLSTTGKQGHIAWLYNWVTFMDNMLQIKILARDTRNLHVPTGIQKLVIDTKFHIQQIRNAAANNYQLPVRVYNTCDAVISGGVEIRGIKATSIFRRKPAGEPVLEEYRFIAHRDEAEVSLQEAVMLSTHLALEYHQVIKVNIIELIEDDDKVETDEIASPLFINILGDLPLLQPNITLVTSTDRFDCVTLPSKITVSQSKKLSNDDNAMLITVYNMFTNNKSKTLKKILPALQNNGFLLTREQSFTKDDIATAEKYDLAVVLEKRTQKEHIILLKKREQSTKKIEVILVNNYEFSWLEQLKSILNAKNESRNAAKIILVSEKNSECGLLGLVNCLRREPGGESIRGVFIQDETAPEFSLHEPLYADQLRIDLIINVLRPGKTWGSYRHLPLAPLTPKLVYHAFANQLVSGDLSSFRWIEGAITPHYKENNLVHIAYSSINFKDVMIASGKLVIDSFFLTRGRLEDCMVGIEYVGVDNTGQRVMGIWENRCISNMCISYKYLCWNVPDEWSMEDAATVPCAYGTCCYGLYIKAKMKKGDTILIHSGTGAVGQAAIYLAFHEGCEIFTTVGTPKKRKFIRDTFPFIPENHIGNSRDNSFEQMIFNQTNGRGVDIVLNSLAEEKLQTSIRCLAKSGRFLEIGKFDFMANNLLNLSMLSKGIKFYSVMLDNIFLAPEEMKANFNRIVTANLVNKAIQPIARKVFKQDEVEAAFRYMAAGKHIGKIIIKIHEEGESMNAPILAFPRYYCLSNKSYIILGGLGGFGLELADWLVVRGAQNLVFISRAGVKNGYQQMKIDLWKSYGVKVLIISDVDVSDVKDCEYMLKSAEKLAPVDAIFNLAVVLNDKICPNQTVETFQEPFKAKAWATKNLDHLTRKICPQLRHFVVFSSVSCGRGNAGQTNYGMANSIMERICERRVQEGLHGLAVQWGAIGDVGLVADMQDNDKEMVIGGTLQQKITSCISKLEDFLLQKQPIVASMVVAEKRLITYGASSIIETVANIMNLKDMSTVAHHMPLSELGMDSMMAVEIKQTLEREYEIFLTAQDIRNLNFAKLTKMFDKDVKNEELTEITGMKLLIRISGDDQLIPDVCIKLPTKKSTTESEIFLLPGIEGCGSVFDMLVSKIEGSATCLQHNTYNIGTDCTSIKDITNSLLQHILSREQKLPQNFVLVGYSYGSAIAIELAQKLEEMNLKGQLVLIDGAPEHMKAMANLYYPFTTLDEFQNNVLLGIMDLFQPAVSGKFLLELNKCTNTNWDEKLEIFLKHVSAAYSQVTIDKRKAMCTTMYKHLIGVHEYDVTQVPKIESPIILLKPTTHSLLFPQEDYGLHKITKGKIEIQYVEGTHITIMDNEKVIAAINEAINSIEPIQKHANIIGSNNMTSVQNIYTRT